In a genomic window of Pelodiscus sinensis isolate JC-2024 chromosome 32, ASM4963464v1, whole genome shotgun sequence:
- the LOC106731297 gene encoding uncharacterized protein LOC106731297 isoform X5: MAVYLTEGQWALLDPHHGLLCRNLLGFPVPKSCEISQLEGGEEPWGPDLQAGEEAETPRAGDETGGGSEEESSQQGEPEPGAPVLGRAAGNVSQQGEARDSQPSLGGQLGTQPGNREDASSPRPEDATHPTPPGDERPTICEECGRSFSRSSNLIVHQRLHAGEKPYKCLDCGKGFSRSSHLITHQRLHTGEKPYKCPACGKSFSDSSTLITHQRLHTGEKPYQCPDCGKGFNQSSNLTSHQRTHTGERPYRCPECGKRFSVSSYLIRHQKIHTGERPYKCEECEKSFSQSSSLINHQRVHTGEKPYRCLECNRWFRNSSDLIRHQRTHTGERPYRCPDCGKSFNRSSNLMTHQRIHTGEKPYACPQCGRGFSVSSALIKHQRTHREEKPYDCPDCGKSFIRCSNFLTHRRIHTG, translated from the exons GGTTCCCTGTTCCCAAGTCCTGTGAGATCTCCcagctggaagggggggaggagccatGGGGCCCGGATCTGCAGGCCGGCGAGGAAGCGGAGACGCCGAGAG CAGGTGACGAGACGGGCGGCGGGAGCGAGGAGGAGAGCTCGCAGCAGGGAGAGCCTGAGCCAGGGGCACCGGTGTTGGGAAGAGCTGCAGGGAACGTTTCCCAGCAGGGAGAAGCCCGGGACAGTCAGCCCAGCCTGGGCGGGCAGCTGGGAACCCAGCCAGGTAACAGAGAGGATGCATCGTCCCCCAGGCCCGAGGACGCCACCCACCCGACACCCCCCGGCGACGAGAGGCCGACCATCTGCGAGGAATGTGGCAGGAGCTTCAGCCGCAGCTCGAACCTGATTGTCCACCAGCGGCTGCACGCCGGCGAGAAGCCCTACAAATGCCTGGACTGTGGGAAGGGCTTCAGCCGCAGCTCCCACCTCATCACCCACCAGCGGCTGCACACCGGGGAGAAGCCCTACAAGTGCCCCGCCTGCGGGAAGAGCTTCAGCGACAGCTCCACCCTCATCACCCACCAGCGGCTGCACACCGGCGAGAAGCCCTACCAGTGCCCCGACTGCGGGAAGGGCTTCAACCAGAGCTCCAACCTGACCTCCCACCAGCGCACCCACACCGGGGAGCGGCCCTACCGGTGCCCCGAGTGCGGGAAGCGCTTCAGCGTCAGCTCCTACCTCATCCGGCACCAGAAGATCCACACGGGGGAGCGGCCCTACAAGTGCGAGGAGTGCGAGAAAAGCTTCAGCCAGAGCTCCAGCCTCATCAACCACCAGCGGGTGCACACCGGCGAGAAGCCCTACCGGTGCCTGGAGTGCAACCGGTGGTTCCGGAACAGCTCGGACCTCATCCGGCACCAGCGCACCCACACCGGGGAGCGGCCCTACCGGTGCCCTGACTGCGGCAAGAGCTTCAACCGCAGCTCCAACCTCATGACccaccagcgcatccacacggGGGAGAAGCCCTACGCCTGCCCCCAGTGCGGCCGGGGCTTCTCCGTGAGCTCCGCCCTCATCAAACACCAGAGGACCCACCGGGAGGAGAAACCTTACGACTGCCccgactgcgggaaaagcttcattcGCTGCTCCAATTTTCTCACACACCGGAGAATCCACACGGGGTAG